The region GCCTTATaacaaaaagatcaaaatattgttcaaGCTATACATTTGATTGAAGTTATGAAGACTCGACTTCAAGACTTTAGGGAGATTGGATGGGAGACATTTTTGGAGGAAGTTAGATATTTTTGTGAGGGAAACTCAATCCCGGTGCCTAATATGGAGGATAATATGTGAATCCATGGTCGTTCGCGAAGGGAAGGGTTAAGTCATTACTCATTTTCACCATTATCGTGTTGAAATTTTTTGCGAGgttagtatttttaatatttattatgcttttataaatatcattaatgtattattttactaatgtttgtgattttattatagttatgatgttaggttattgatttaattaCACAAGAAATGCAAAACCGTTTCCCAGAAGCTAGCACAGAGTTACTTATTCTCATGTCATATCTTGATCCAAGGGATTCATTCTCCAAATTCAACACCCACAAGTTACTTCGTCTTACAAAACTTTATCTTGGAGGTTTCACAATAATTGAGTGCATGATGCTTAAGGATCAACTTGCTACTTTCATTTACGAAGTGcgggatgatgatgattttatagATATTGGGGACTTGGGTGGCTTTGCTAGAAAGATGGTTGAGACAGGTAAACATGCTATTTTTCCACTCATTAATCGCCTAATCGAATTGGAGTTAGTTTTACCTGTTGAGACagctagtgttgagagggtgtttTTCAGCTTTAATGTTGTAAAAACTGACTTGCGCAAAGAAATGGGTGATGAGTGGATGAATGATAGCCTTGTTGTCTATATCGAGTGGgaggtttttgcaactattgATAATGAGGTGGTTCTACAACGTTTTTAGAAAATGCAAACACGACGAATGCAACTACCTCCTCTTAATCGCATACCTCGCATTTCTAGCAATGATGCTGGGGTTGGTTTTAGTTCAAGCGTCCATCAATAGCTATTTTATGCTTTCGTGTCCAACTTATGTATTCAAAGTatggttgttttaattaaaacttatattatctcattattttatattttagacaAATGTTTTCGTAgatgtaatttcttttttacattttgaattaGCCCTCCCTTCTAGTAAATCCTGGTTCCGctactgtatatatataatgtagaTGCATCATTAGTGAATCACATTAAAAGGAGTATTTAAAATTGATTTGTTTCattcatcaagatataaaaATGGTTTGAACTCTCTTAGAGTTTCCTCCCTCACGTTCTCATTTAAAATAGCTCAATCTATCCctacttgccatggcaagcatGGGTCACGTCTCTGAACCTCAATATAATTCTAGAGGACATACACTAAAGGCATGATCTTGGGCAGTTGTTGCAAGGGCCTATGACGTAGACAAAGGAGACCAAGGCAGTTAGACCCCGGCCAGAGCATTGACTCATTTAAATctaggggtcaggggtcgataGATTCAATAGGGTCAAATCGGGGTTTAATTGgacttaataataaaatatttaaaaatattataataattaataatgataaaaaataatataattaatttatatttcaataaataaaaaacacaattagttaaatagttatatatgttgtttaaagttttaattttatatattttccttaattttataatatctgaaatacaattaatttaatatttaatattttaattttataaacttgattttctaagaatattgaatattttaaaaaaaaagtaaaacctCATCATTCTCCCCTCAACTTTCACACTCCTTTCTGGACTCAAAAGGCTCTCTCTCGGTCAGGTATTTCTCCTTCTCTTGCTTGTATTTCTCCTTCACTCATCTTATTGTGTTTGTGAGGACAACATTCTCTAGTCAagagaactttttttttttgaagtggaCCCCACGTAAGCCTCACATGCACCCTTAAAACATGGGTTTGGTCATCTGATGATGGGGGTTTAATTGTGTTGGATTTTAAGGAAAAGAAAGgggataaaaaataatgaaaagatgtAAGGATCATTTTGCAAAAGATTGTTTATTCAAAAtgacttaaaaaattaatacaactcTTCTCATTatttatagataataataaagacTTATCTAGTAGATAAGCATATCACAAccaatatttaaatatcaaaatatccaaaaactaaatatgaccaagtcttatttttttcttcacgtGGTTTTTTCTTATCTTCCACATCGAGAATCTTTCCACATCAAAGAACTCATGACTTTTGATTATTTCCAACACCTTCCCTTAATTCAAAGCTGCATAATTCTTAACGAATTTATTTTAGAGCACTTCTCTCCAAACTTCAAACACCATGGAGCACTTCTCTCCACATTTCTAAAACTGTGAAGCACTTCTCTTCACTGAATGCATTTTTcacaactaatttaaaaaagaatttcttctttggTCTCTTCTACCAAATTTGCATGTTCTTCATCCTTAAATCTGCAATTTACCTGTAAATGTCCAAatcttttgcatttgaaacattGAGGTTTCCCTTTGTGCCAACAGTCTTTCTCTTCATGGCCTGACTTCTTGCAATGGTCACATTGGAGTGTTCTACTTTTTCCTTTTGAAGATGAACTTTTGGCTAGATATGCTTCTTCAACTTTTTGTTCTACTCTTTCCTCTCTCATACTTCATTTTTGTTCCTGTGCTTGTAAAAAATTGATTAGTTCTGGCAAAGTAATTTAACTAATATCTCTTGAATCTTCTAGAGATGAAATTTTTGCCTTAAATCGTTCGGGCAGACTTACAAACACCTTTTCCACAACTCTACTATCAAGTAGCTCTTCTCCCATCAACCTGATTTTATTCACTAATGTCGTCAACCTGTCAAAATAGGCTTGTAtggtctttttttctttcatacgTAGAATCTCAAAATCTCTTTTGAGATTTAGCACTTGCATTCGTCTTGTCCTATCATTACCTTGATATAATTCTTTTAGTGCATCCCAAGCTTCCTTGGCTGTTTCATAGGTCATGATTCTTGTGAAAATTAATTCTGAAACAGCTGCATGAATAAAGGACAAGGCCCTTGGAGCTTTTGCTTCTTCCTCTGCATGAGCCCTCATTTGATTGAGTGTCGGATTGTCTCCCAAAGGCTGTATGTTCCTCTCATCTTCAACTGATTGCCACAAACCAATCCCCTTCAAATAAGCTTTCATTTTGATGGCCCCAAACTTGATAATTTTCACCATTGAAAACCGGAGGTGAAAAGAGCGGGACGTATTGGTCGTAGCCATGCTGATCATTCACGTGTCCTTTTAGATCTAATAGCTCGGATACCATGTTGGATTTTAAGGGaggggataaaaaaataatgaaaagatgtAAGGATCATTTTTGCATAAgtttgttttattcaaaaatgacTTAAAACATTAATACAACTCTTCTCATTATTTATAGATAATAATAGAGACTTATCTAATAGATAAGCATATCACAAccaatatttaaatatcaaaatatccaaaaactAAATATAACCCAGTCTTATTTTTCTTCACGTGGCTTTTCTTATCTTCCACATCAGCAATCTTTCCACATCAGCAACTACAGCTTTGATTATTTCCAACAAATTGTTGCTTTGGAGAAAATTATTGGAAGCTTAAGCACGGCTTTTTGGTGGCTGAAATAATTAGAGGTTTTTGAGCTGCGTTGGGAATTATTAAAGCAAGGGAAGGAGAGAGCTTGCTACTCTACCATTGCTCTCTTTCGTCATCAACCCAACCTTTCCTTGGAATTTTTTTGGCGTCTGAAAAAGGCAGCAGCtcagttttgtttttggaagtTTAGTGACTGAAGAAGCATCTCCACTGGTCTTGTGTTAAATGTTTTGATCTTGTGAGGCTATTAGTTGCTTTGATCTTGGCTGCATGCTCCTTCTCCTTGCATAAGGTTGTTTTGGTCTTTTTGTGTTGCAAACAAACTGCCTTTCTAGAGCCTTTTAGTCCCTTATTTGTTGTGATGAACTCTCGTGTTTATGCTCTAAAACTTgcttttgtatatttgtatataatttgGGTTGTGTGCATGCTACCTTGTTTATACGTTTAagtgtatttatattaaaacTTGTGTAAGTGTGTTCTcataattgtatattttctcAACTTGTTGGTGGTTTTTATTACTGAGTTTTTctggaatatatatatgtatatatatatattgaggcGAGATGTAATAACTACATGTATTATCTTTCTGGAATGTATGTTGATATCCTTGctgatatatatattcttatatttaATGTTTGGATATATTTATAAGCTCTGATTACTGGATTTGTGTTCTTGAGTTTTTGGTTGTTGATTGATCTACCCTCTTCAAGTTTTGAGTTGTGGTCAGTTAGAGTTTAGTCCTTGGGTTAAGAGTTAATTTTATTCCTACTATAGGATCTTTTCATCAGAGTGACCCTAGCTTCAACCCTTGAGTTTTAGTTGAGGGTTAGATCCGGCAGCATCTGAAGAACCCAACTTTGTAATCCGAAGCCAGGTAGGCTTTCGCACCTGTAAAACTCTGTATTCATGgtgtatgattatttatttaattattttataaattatttatttgtgaaattCTGATATTATTTCTgatggtattattattattattattctatatttatttatttatttatttcaattatgttgtaaaaatgttgtattttttattccacTATCTGTACTCtatatttctatggtttttagtacatctccattcctaAAAATttgcccagctaggaggagtaagtcctagtcATACGCACATATTTTCTATAGTAGCGCTACCAGATATATGTGTCCATTCCGACTTCGGTCAAAGATTTAGTTTCGGTTTTGATATTCTATCTGTTCAAACTTCACAGTCGAAGATCAAGCCTCGAGCTATTGATTCTGTTTATTAGTTAGGGAGATGTACATTTCTGGTTTTCACGCATTTTTAGTATTTCTatttggtattattattatttctgtaattatatgtattttccaGTTATTTTGCAATTCTACTAAGCTCATGTGGCTCATGTTTTCTGTGGTTTCCTTTTTCAGGTGACAAGTAAGCTTAGGATCGGTTGCATTTGGGTTTAATTTCTAGTAgctgttttcttttattaactAAACATTGATGTTGTATACCTCGTAGTTGTTGTCTGTTTGTGTGAGGCTTGTATTCTATAGTAATTCTAGATTCAAACTGTTAAGTGTAACATTTTGTATTTCTATTGGACTGTCAAAGCTCCATATTTGAAATTTGTCTATTTACTGTTATATggtatgtatttatgtattattgttccatgttttgtttgttgttgttaacTTTGACTAGATATGAGATTTGAGGCCTTGCACTCGGTGGGGCCTAGCCTTGACGGATGCAGCTGGTCTGTCAGTGGGCCCGACTTCGGGCTAGGGCATGACAgtgtctctttttttattttggaaaactaaattttttaacCTGTTAGATTCGGTCAGGTCAATGGTTCTTAGTTAAACTGATCGAGTTATCCGATTTTTAACCTGGTTGTTTTAAATTTGAGTCAAAGGATATGGCTGGACCGGCCTCATAGCCGGTTCCTATTTTTTTCCCATCGGGGCCAGTCCGGGTTTGATTACAAGAAGAGACTTGTCTCCACTGATGCAAGAGGAGGTCCTAGAGAAACTTAAGAGTTCAGTCAAAGACTTAATTTGGGTGGATCTTAACCGTTGTGTTTGGGCAACTAAACGGTTCCAATATGGATTGTATGGGAAGTTCTTGGGTAAGGCACCTTTACTTGACCAGCTGAATGCTGCCTTAACAAAGAAATGGCGGCCATGGGGGGGGGGAATGTACCATTGCGGATATGCTCAATGGGTATTATTTAATTAGGTGTGAGAGCATGGAGATGATACAAGCTATGCTTTTTAAGTAACCCCTGGACGATCAATGGAATAGTATTTTAACTTTCTCACTGTAAGAAGAACTTTCAGCCGGCTTTGGCTTGTTTGTCTATTGCAGTCGTTTGTCTATAGCTTCACTACCTTCTAATTGAGTACTAAGATGCAAATGTCTTGGAATCAATTACTGAACACATTGAATGGGTTTTAAAAATCGATGAACATACTTTTTTTATTAGACTAGGTGAAGTTTTCCAGAGTAATTTGCTTGAAAATTGATCTCTCCCAACCCCTGAAAAGACAGTTATGGGTGGGAGATAATGAGAAACGGGTCTTTGTAGTCATACTTAATGAAAAACTCCCTATATTTTGTTACAATTGTGGAATGGTTATGCACAGTACTAGTTATGTAGTCATTGCCGAGAGAGTTTGTTGGGAAGGAACTGCAGAGCCATCACCTGGTTTCACGGGATTATTAGCCTCTGGAGGTTCAACTTCGTTCAAGCTCACCTGGTCCTAGGATGGCCATTGAACCAAACCCGGTTGGCTGGTCCTCGCAATTGGACTAGAAGGAGGAAGATGACCATTGATACGGATTGTGGCCATTAGTAGCTCATTGACATAACCGTGTCTGGGGTTGAAGTGGCTCTCCGGTGACCAATTCGAAGAGGATGAAACACTCGACATTGGAGGGCTTGGATCAGAGGCACGTGGATGCGAGGCTCATCCTAATGAGATGTGTGGACAGGGCGATGTGAGAGGGCGAGGTGGTGCTCGGTTGTCATGCTCATACTTTCACTCTTCATCGGGTCTCGAGGATGATATGACCGAGGCGCTGTAACCCATGTTAACAAACCCTACTCCAAGATCTCGTGGGGATAACTTAACAACCATTTCTCCATCCAATTGTGTAGATGGAAATATGGGGATCATGATCCCCATTGCAACGGGTCCTGCTAGCTCTAGAAATCCATTAAGATCAAAAGGAATGGTTGTTGCCTTAGACAAAGAGAAAGATGTTGTTAGAGAGACCTTTCCCCTACCATGCATGAAACTACCCATTCTCATTAGCCCCTCCTTTTAAATGCCTCTGCAGTATACTCTATGGGGGTGTTGATCCAAGACCCCATACCATGCTGGTattctaacatatatatatagtctgcATGCttatagaaattaattaatttagttatGAATTGCTACTCAGAACTTAGTTcactcatacatatatatatatatatatatatattaattcactgtgattgaataatgtttaaaatGTATTTTTCTACCCAATTAGGCTTGTTGTAGCCAGAATACAATAGTGAATTTGTAGGGGGCCTTGANNNNNNNNNNNNNNNNNNNNNNNNNNNNNNNNNNNNNNNNNNNNNNNNNNNNNNNNNNNNNNNNNNNNNNNNNNNNNNNNNNNNNNNNNNNNNNNNNNNNNNNNNNNNNNNNNNNNNNNNNNNNNNNNNNNNNNNNNNNNNNNNNNNNNNNNNNNNNNNNNNNNNNNNNNNNNNNNNNNNNNNNNNNNNNNNNNNNNNNNNNNNNNNNNNNNNNNNNNNNNNNNNNNNNNNNNNNNNNNNNNNNNNNNNNNNNNNNNNNNNNNNNNNNNNNNNNNNNNNNNNNNNNNNNNNNNNNNNNNNNNNNNNNNNNNNNNNNNNNNNNNNNNNNNNNNNNNNNNNNNNNNNNNNNNNNNNNNNNNNNNNNNNNNNNNNNNNNNNNNNNNNNNNNNNNNNNNNNNNNNNNNNNNNNNNNNNNNNNNNNNNNNNNNNNNNNNNNNNNNNNNNNNNNNNNNNNNNNNNNNNNNNNNNNNNNNNNNNNNNNNNNNNNNNNNNNNNNNNNNNNNNNNNNNNNNNNNNNNNNNNNNNNNNNNNNNNNNNNNNNNNNNNNNNNNNNNNNNNNNNNNNNNNNNNNNNNNNNNNNNNNNNNNNNNNNNNNNNNNNNNNNNNNNNNNNNNNNNNNNNNNNNNNNNNNNNNNNNNNNNNNNNNNNNNNNNNNNNNNNNNNNNNNNNNNNNNNNNNNNNNNNNNNNNNNNNNNNNNNNNNNNNNNNNNNNNNNNNNNNNNNNNNNNNNNNNNNNNNNNNNNNNNNNNNNNNNNNNNNNNNNNNNNNNNNNNNNNNNNNNNNNNNNNNNNNNNNNNNNNNNNNNNNNNNNNNNNNNNNNNNNNNNNNNNNNNNNNNNNNNNNNNNNNNNNNNNNNNNNNNNNNNNNNNNNNNNNNNNNNNNNNNNNNNNNNNNNNNNNNNNNNNNNNNNNNNNNNNNNNNNNNNNNNNNNNNNNNNNNNNNNNNNNNNNNNNNNNNNNNNNNNNNNNNNNNNNNNNNNNNNNNNNNNNNNNNNNNNNNNGTGAATTGACAACCTTAGAAACataaaaaagatttttccaTTCCAAAGGAGAAATGACTTTTAGTgggaaagaagatgaagatgattttTGACCATCACTATTAcaccaaagagaaaaaaaagtaaaaatcaaTGTTATTGAGTTACTAACTATGCTATTATTTAGTGGGATCAACTTATGTTGATAGGTGAAGGAACTATGAAAGGTGTATTGACAATTGAGAAGATGAGAAGGTAATCTTGATTATAGggatttatttcaaaaattgcaACTCCTAGCTCAAGGATCAAAAATTGTTGGCCAGTATCACAAGGAGACGGAAGTTGCTATGATTCAAGCTAATGTATAGGAGAATTGAGAAGCcaccataattaaatttttaagtagTTCAGATCACGAAATTATTGATGTGGTAGAAATGCAACATTATATTTAGAAGATATGATTcatttgaacaaaaaaaaaatggagggcaactttttttttttttaaaaaaaaaggttaactGTTCACAATAGAATTTTAGATCATTTTTGTGCAAATTAAATTGGAAAAAAGATGACAGGGCTACACCTAAAACAAAAgccaaatcaattaaaaagaGGAGGGAAAGTGTTAAGTGGAAGGTAATTCtgaaatccaaattcatactcgcaaaatttaatgtttttaatgccGCATGGTGCAAAAGTAGTTTGTGTTGGATGTGGGTCCTTTGGATCTCATTTGGTCCCACATGTTTTACACTCAAACCAAATCCCTCTCATtcttttagtcccacattgtCTATTTTGAAGAGTTGCTAATGAACTCTCTCCTATAAATGCTTGTCCAAACCATGAACCCAAAAACACACTATCTTACTTACTtcttctctcatatttttctccCGGGTGTGCTTTTGCGTGCTTGGAAAACCTAAACATTTTGTTCTGTGGTTCTCTGCCTGAACCTTGCGGGTGCTCTTGGGATATCTTGACACCGAACGTGCTAGGCTACGAGAGTTCTTCCTTCCCGGGTTAGTGTATCCTACGCTTGGAGTGAGACCGGAAAATCCTGCACGAGGGAGGCCAATTCAGCGTTAGGCCAGTGCTTACGCACGCCTACCCGAGGATGGAAATTTTtaactgttatttttgaattattattgtagtTTGTATTCtgcaatattatattttgtacgCATAATACTATAGGCTATATTTTATATGTAGATATCCTGTATACtgtattcatacatataatATTGCATCTCGTATTCCTGTACATATAGTTCTACAGTATTATATTTCTACAAATCAATTTCTGCACATTAAAACTTGCTTGTGTCACATTAGTAGACCGTGAACCTGATTAACGTACATTACACACACATGGATGCACAATATGATACTTCGTGTAAACCTGTCAAGTTTGACGGTAAGGTGAACTTTAGGAGGTGGAAACATCAGGCTGAATTTTGGTTGTACACCTTAGGAGTATCCATAGCTCTTACTCTATCCTCTGATTCTGATTCTTATTCTTCTGATCTTGATCCTAGTGGACTTCGCCGATTATCCATCTCGACTGTAAACCAAACATCTAGCTCCTTAGCTCCTAGTAAAACTCCTAAAGAGATCGATTTCCACTGCCGCCATAGAATTCTTAGCATTCTTTCTGATCGTCTTTATGATAAATACTTTGATTATAAGACTGCTAAGGATATATGGAGTGCCCTAGAAAAGGAGTATGGCCCTGATAATGCTACTAGGATTAGCCACCTGAGCATAGAGTTTGAAAACTACAAGATGGTAGACGGAGTAGAGATGGGAGAACTGATTCACACCTTTCAGGACTACCTTAGTGCCATAGAGAAGTGTGGTACTGTACACAATGAGAGCCACATTGTGTCCATTCTCCTGAACAAGCTACCACTTTCTTGGTCAGGCTTTGCGAATGGACTTAGACACAAGATCGATTCCTTGGACCTTGTAGGAGTTTACAACACCATTAGAATTGAGGAAGCTAACCCATTCTCGTTCTCAAACCTCTCAGCAACCCAAATCTTCTGCTCCTAAACCTTATGAGAAAAGTCCTAAACATCTTGCTTTTTGTTTGTGGTAGGACAAACCATGTTGCCCGAGATTGCTTCTTTCGCAAGACTGAACC is a window of Dioscorea cayenensis subsp. rotundata cultivar TDr96_F1 chromosome 5, TDr96_F1_v2_PseudoChromosome.rev07_lg8_w22 25.fasta, whole genome shotgun sequence DNA encoding:
- the LOC120260089 gene encoding uncharacterized protein LOC120260089; amino-acid sequence: MQNRFPEASTELLILMSYLDPRDSFSKFNTHKLLRLTKLYLGGFTIIECMMLKDQLATFIYEVRDDDDFIDIGDLGGFARKMVETGKHAIFPLINRLIELELVLPVETASVERVFFSFNVVKTDLRKEMGDEWMNDSLVVYIEWEVFATIDNEVVLQRF